In Allorhizobium pseudoryzae, the genomic window ACAAACACCAATGGCGACGAAACGGGCGGACCGATCAGCCTGCGCCGATCTCGCGGTAGAAATCGAGGACCGCGGCCTTGAACACCCGGTCTCCGACCGCCAGCATGTGGTCACGGTTCGGAATGTCGAGCGCCCTCGCATTCGGCATCAGGGCGGCGAGTTCCTGCGGCGAGCCGGCGATATCGTCCTTGGTGCCGACACCGATCAGCGTGGGCGCCTCGATCCGGCCCATGTCGGCGCGCGACACGAGGTCCCGCGAACCGCGAATGCAGGCGGCAAGCGCTTCGCGATCGCTCTTCGTCTGGTCGGCAAAGGCGCGGAACATGCGTCCCCTCGCATGGCTGACCTCCTCGAGCGACGGCGCCAGAAGCGCGTCTGCAATCGGGTCCCAGTCGCCGACGCCATCGGTCATGCCGATGCCGAGGCCGCCGAGCACCAGCGACCGGACGCGGTCCGGATGCCCGAGTGCTGCGAATGTCGAGATGCGCGCGCCCATCGAATACCCCATCAGGTGGGCATCCTTGAGGCCGAGATGATCGAGCAGTGCCATCGCATCACCCGCCATCACCCATGGACGGTAGGCTTCTGAATCACGCGGCTTGTCGCTCGCGCCATGCCCGCGGTTGTCGATCGCGATCACCCGGTAGCCTGCGTCCGAGAGCGTCTTCAGCCAGCCGGGATGCACCCAGTTGACGTTGGCCGTCGAGGCAAAACCATGGATCAGCAGGATCGGCTCGCCGGAGGGGTCTCCCTCGTCGAAATAGGCGAGCCGCAGGCCCTGGTGGGTGAAGGTCGAAAACTCGGGCGTGTTGAGATTCATGATGTCGCTTTCCTGCTCGCGTCTGACCACCGGCCGATCATCCGGCGATGGATCGGCGCGGGTGCATTTTTTTGACGGCGCCTGCCGTCTTCCCACTACACTTTCACACCCTGCCTCTATAATGTCCGCGCCAGAAATTCAAAGCATGGAGACGACTATGGCCGGCCACGGCATTCCTCACTTCCAGAACGACGGTGGACATCGCCTTATCGAGGTGGGCGTCAAGGAATTCATGTGCACGGGCGCCAATGTTCCCTTTGACCATCCGCACATCTACATCGACATGGGCGACGACAACGAGAAGGTCTGCTCCTACTGTTCGACGCTCTACCGGTACAATCCGGCGCTGAAGGCGGAAGAAACAAACCCGCCGGGCTGCGTCTTCCACGTGAAGGCCGCCTGATCGAAGACACACCGACATGACCACCAGGAATGCCGCCATCATCGGCGCCGGTATGGCCGGCCTCACGGCTGCACTGGCGCTGGCGAAACGCGGTGTCCGCGTTCACGTCATCGAACAGGCGCCGTATCTGGCCGAAGTCGGCGCCGGTTTGCAGATCTCCCCCAATGCGTCGCGCATTCTGGCAAGGCTCGGCGTCCTGTCAGCGCTCGAAGCGCACTGGACGGAGCCCGACCGCATCTCGCTGGCGTCTGGCCGAACGCTCGGTCGCGTGGCGGAGGTGCCGGTGGGACGCTCCGCCCGGGAACGCTGGCGGGCACCTTACGGGGTCCTGCACCGCGCCACGCTGCAGCGCGTGCTACAGCAGGCGGTCGAGGCCGATCCGATGTGCACGCTGCAACTTGGCCGGCGCGTCAGTCACGGCGATCCTGCCATCATTGCGGACCTGACCGGCGAAGCGCCGGACCTGATCATCGGAGCCGATGGCGTCTGGTCGAGTGTCCGCGAATCGATTGCCTCTGCACCGGAGCCGGATTTTTCACACAATGTGGCGTGGCGGCTCATGGTCGAGGGACACAGGGCGCCCGGTTTCCTGTCGCCGCAATCGGTGACCGCCTTCCTCGGCCCCTCCGCCCATATCGTCTGTTATCCGCTGAAGGAAACCGGCGGGTTCAACGTGGTGGCGATCGCCGCCGGCGTGACACCCGGTGAAACCTGGGAGGCGAGCGCGACGGCCGAGGAAACCGGCATGCTGCTCCGGCAGTTCCGCGGCTGGAACCCGCAGATCGTCGAGATGCTGCGGCAAAGCCAGAACGCCAAGTTCTGGCCCCTCTACCAGGTGAGCGACGGCAATTGGCACAATGGCGAAAACAAGGTGCTGATCGGCGATGCCGCGCACGCGATGATGCCGTTTGCCGCGCAAGGTGCGGCCATGGCCATCGAGGACGCCTGGGAACTGGCACAACAGGTCGGACGCTCGGCAAGCCTGCAGCAGGCGCTGGCCGCTTACGAATCCATCCGCAAGGCCCGCATCGACAAGGTTCGGCGCCGCGGCAACTTCAACCGCTTTGCCTATCACCTGCGCGGGCCCCTGCGGCTCGGCCGCGATCTCGTGCTCGCCCTTCGTCCGCCGCAGGCGCTGGCGGCGGACATGGACTGGCTCTACGGTTACGACAGCGCCGACTGATCAGACGGCGCGTGCGGCCGCAAAACCGATCTCGAGATCCTTCTTGAGATCGGCGACATCTTCGAGGCCGATCTGCAGCCGGATCACCGGGCCTTCGGTCGGCGCCTTGCAGATGGTGCGGTCGTTCAGGTTGACGTGGACTGCAAGGCTCTCATAGCCGCCCCAGGAATACCCCAGGCCGAAGAAGAACAGGGCGTCCAGGAAGGCATGTGCCTTCGCCTTGAAGTGTGCCTCGCTCTGCGCCTTCAGGACAAAAGAGAAGACGCCGCTTGCGCCCTTGAAGTCGCGTTTCCAGATCGCATGGCCGGGGAAACTCTCAAGCGCCGGATGCAGCACCCGCGCCACTTCCTCGCGTCCTTCCAACCAGCGGGCAATCTCGAGCGCGCTCTTCTGGTGATGCGCCAGGCGCACGCCCATGGTGCGCAGACCGCGCAGGATCTGGTAGGAATCATCCGGTGCGCCGCAGGTGCCAAGGGTTATCTGCGCCTCGTGCAGCTTCGGCCAGTGTTTTGCATTGGCAGACACCGACCCCATGATGATATCCGAGTGGCCGGACGGATATTTGGTCGTTGCATGGATCGAGACATCGACGCCGAAATCGAGTGGCCGGAAGAACAGAGGCGTTGCCCAGGTATTGTCCATGGTCACGACGCAATCATGCCGGTGAGCGGCCTCGGCTATGGCGCGAATATCCTGCATTTCCATGGTGTTGGAACCGGGCGCTTCGGTGTGCACGAGCCGCGTGTTCGGTCGGATCAGGGTCTCGATCGACGCGCCGAGAGACGGATCATAATATTCGACCTCGACGCCGAGCCTCGTCAGCATCGTGTCGCAGAAATGCCGGCAGGGCGAATAGACAGAATCGACGATGAGGGCGTGATCCCCGGCCGAGAGATAGGCGAGGAAAGGAACGGTGATCGCCGCGAGGCCGGACGGCACCAGGATCGTTCCCGCCGCCCCTTCAAGCGCATTCAACGCCTCGCACAGCGCATCCGTCGTCGGCGTTCCCCGCGTCCCGTAGGTGTATTTCTGTCCGCGCGTTTCCATTGTCTTGCAATCGGGAAACAGGACGGTCGAACCATGCACGACCGGCGGATTGACGAAACCATGGAAGCTCATGGGATCATGACCGAGATGCGCCAGACGCGTGTTATCGCCCGCCTGGTTGAGGGAAAGCTGTTTGTTTTTCATCGGGAAGCGGCTTTCGATTGATGGATGCCGCCTGTTGTTAAACCTCGTCGCCGGACCGTCAACCCCTGTGCGAACGGATCCTCAACGCCGATGAAATGCCGCGAGAAACTGATACTCTGTTCAGCACAGCCTGCACAATATCTCACACCCTGCCTAATATATCACCAACACACGTCAATTTGTCGAATTTGAGGCGCTAATTTAAAGTGCAAGACTTGACCCTTGCCCATATTTGCGACTGAGATATGCCCAGCTCGTTTGGGAGGCCTTACGCGAGCGGTTCCGGCCTACCGCCAATCTGGCGCGGCGACGGAACTTGGGTCGATCTAAAAAACACAGACAAAGGTTGGGAAAATGAAAAAGACGATTCTGTCAGCCGCGATTGGCGCGGCAGTCCTTGGCGCTGCCTCGGCTGCATCCGCTGCCACGCTTGACGACGTAAAGGCAAAGGGCTTCGTCACCTGCGGCGTCAGCCAGGGCATCCCGGGCTTCTCGAACCCGAACGACAAGGGTGACTGGTCCGGTCTCGACGTCGATTATTGCCGCGGCATTGCGGCTGCCGTGTTCGGCGATCCGTCGAAGGCAAAGTTCGTCGCCCTGTCGAGCAAGGACCGCTTTCCGGCGCTCCAGTCCGGCGAAGTGGACGTTCTGACCCGCAACACGACCTGGACCATCAGCCGCGACACCTCGCTCGGCTTCAACTTCCGCACCGTCAACTACTATGACGGCCAGGGCTTCATGGTGAAGAAGAGCCTCAACGTGAAGTCGGCGCTCGAACTGTCCGGCGCTGCCGTCTGCGTTCAGCAGGGCACCACGACCGAACTCAACCTCGCCGACTACTTCAAGGCCAACAACCTGCAGTACAATCCGGTTGTGTTCGAAAAGGAAGCCGACGCCACCAGCGCCTACGATTCCGGCCGTTGCGACGTTTACACCACCGACCAGTCCGGTCTCTATGCCGTGCGCCTGAAGATGAAGAACCCGGACGAGAACATGGTTCTGCCGGAAGTCATCTCCAAGGAGCCGCTCGGGCCGGCCGTTCGCCAGGGCGACGACAAGTGGTTCGACATCGTCAGCTGGGTTCACTACGCCATGGTGGGTGCCGAAGAACTCGGCGTGACCTCCAAGAACGTCGACGAAATGAAGACGAGCGGTGGTCCGGACATCAAGCGTATGCTCGGTTCTGAAGAAGGCACCAAGATCGGTACCGACCTTGGCCTGAGCAACGACTGGGCAGCCAACATCATCAAGACCGTCGGCAATTACGGCGAAGTCTTCGCTCGCAACCTCGGTCCGGACACCCCGATCAAGATCGAGCG contains:
- a CDS encoding alpha/beta fold hydrolase, whose translation is MNLNTPEFSTFTHQGLRLAYFDEGDPSGEPILLIHGFASTANVNWVHPGWLKTLSDAGYRVIAIDNRGHGASDKPRDSEAYRPWVMAGDAMALLDHLGLKDAHLMGYSMGARISTFAALGHPDRVRSLVLGGLGIGMTDGVGDWDPIADALLAPSLEEVSHARGRMFRAFADQTKSDREALAACIRGSRDLVSRADMGRIEAPTLIGVGTKDDIAGSPQELAALMPNARALDIPNRDHMLAVGDRVFKAAVLDFYREIGAG
- a CDS encoding zinc-finger domain-containing protein, coding for MAGHGIPHFQNDGGHRLIEVGVKEFMCTGANVPFDHPHIYIDMGDDNEKVCSYCSTLYRYNPALKAEETNPPGCVFHVKAA
- a CDS encoding FAD-dependent oxidoreductase, giving the protein MTTRNAAIIGAGMAGLTAALALAKRGVRVHVIEQAPYLAEVGAGLQISPNASRILARLGVLSALEAHWTEPDRISLASGRTLGRVAEVPVGRSARERWRAPYGVLHRATLQRVLQQAVEADPMCTLQLGRRVSHGDPAIIADLTGEAPDLIIGADGVWSSVRESIASAPEPDFSHNVAWRLMVEGHRAPGFLSPQSVTAFLGPSAHIVCYPLKETGGFNVVAIAAGVTPGETWEASATAEETGMLLRQFRGWNPQIVEMLRQSQNAKFWPLYQVSDGNWHNGENKVLIGDAAHAMMPFAAQGAAMAIEDAWELAQQVGRSASLQQALAAYESIRKARIDKVRRRGNFNRFAYHLRGPLRLGRDLVLALRPPQALAADMDWLYGYDSAD
- a CDS encoding cystathionine beta-lyase, translated to MKNKQLSLNQAGDNTRLAHLGHDPMSFHGFVNPPVVHGSTVLFPDCKTMETRGQKYTYGTRGTPTTDALCEALNALEGAAGTILVPSGLAAITVPFLAYLSAGDHALIVDSVYSPCRHFCDTMLTRLGVEVEYYDPSLGASIETLIRPNTRLVHTEAPGSNTMEMQDIRAIAEAAHRHDCVVTMDNTWATPLFFRPLDFGVDVSIHATTKYPSGHSDIIMGSVSANAKHWPKLHEAQITLGTCGAPDDSYQILRGLRTMGVRLAHHQKSALEIARWLEGREEVARVLHPALESFPGHAIWKRDFKGASGVFSFVLKAQSEAHFKAKAHAFLDALFFFGLGYSWGGYESLAVHVNLNDRTICKAPTEGPVIRLQIGLEDVADLKKDLEIGFAAARAV
- a CDS encoding amino acid ABC transporter substrate-binding protein is translated as MKKTILSAAIGAAVLGAASAASAATLDDVKAKGFVTCGVSQGIPGFSNPNDKGDWSGLDVDYCRGIAAAVFGDPSKAKFVALSSKDRFPALQSGEVDVLTRNTTWTISRDTSLGFNFRTVNYYDGQGFMVKKSLNVKSALELSGAAVCVQQGTTTELNLADYFKANNLQYNPVVFEKEADATSAYDSGRCDVYTTDQSGLYAVRLKMKNPDENMVLPEVISKEPLGPAVRQGDDKWFDIVSWVHYAMVGAEELGVTSKNVDEMKTSGGPDIKRMLGSEEGTKIGTDLGLSNDWAANIIKTVGNYGEVFARNLGPDTPIKIERGLNAQWTKGGLQYAPPIR